CTTCTTTGCGCGCTCCTGATTATTGCGACCTAGACAACTTACGCAACTTTTTCAACTTTGTTGAAACAGAGGAGTCTGGAACTAAAATAGAAAGCCGTATTTCTGACCAGCGTAGGCTGATCTTTGAAGTGGCGTGGAACAGCCACCGCAGACAAATTTTAGCTGCACTGCCACAGCTTGAAAAGCTGGTTAAGGAGTCGGCATCTAAAAGAACAATTAATCAAGAGTTATATGGCTCTTCAGAACGGCGCAAACAGCTTCGCGATTCGATTGGCGATGCGATTAGTGATATCGGTTTGATTGACTTTAGCGCCGTAGAAGGTACGTTGTATCAGCTAGCAGCAGACCGAGAGATCGAAGTACAAGCGATCGCAGCTTACACGATGGCACGCTGGCTTAGCGATCCGCAATATCAGCAGGAAAAACTTTTTCAAATCCTTCAAAGCTGGCAGTCGGATGCACGAATTATTAGCGTTTTAAGGTCGATATTGCAAAAACTCGATGAGAGCAATACGGAGGAACCACAAGACTATGTGCGGGCGACAATTGCTCTGACAATTGGCTATGCAGCACAGTTCTACCCGCCGCAAGATCCCTCAGATAGTAATTCGGGTCTTCCCTCTCAACTGTGCGATCGCCTGAAAAATTTGGCTGACGACCCCAACAGTTTAGTTCGCGATCGCCTTGCTTCTGATACTTTGCCGAGAGTCGTTCCTTTGCATTTAATACAACTTCGACCCTTGCTGTGCTATATGATGCGATATCCAGATTTAATCCCATCTATTAGCGCGAGTCTGGCAGTCGCCTATTCTATCAAGCCTGAAGCTGTTGAAGAAATGCTTAAAACTTGGAGCAATAATCAGCCTGATCGATTTTTAGATGGCGAACCCCCATCTCGCGAACATCCATCTCGCGAAAATCTGTTGGCAACCGTAGCCTTAACCTATGGTGCAATTGAAGGAGAACCCCTTAAAGCCTTTGAACGCCTGCAAACTCTTCTTGAACAAAACAATCATCCTTTCATCCGCCAAGCAGTTATTGAAGCGATGGGAGTTCAACTGTCTCAAAATTTTAATGACTTAGAAAATAATGACGATCGCGATGCTCTGTTCGAGGTAACTACTCAACTCACCCGTGACGAACGAAAGCAAGTTGTGGCAATCCTGACCGAGATTTATCTAGCTCAGCGCGAACGGTTAGAGGGAGGCGATCGCGTTATTAAAATCAACGATCGCTTCTATCGTATCTGGCTCGACTCCCACCAACGCCCTCGGACTGCGGTGGAACAAACAATGAATCGCTGGATCAAAAAAGAGCCTAACGATACCAATGCTTTAGCCCAAGAAATTGCCACAGAAGCTTTATTTAAATTTGCTTCTGTGTTTGAACTCGAAGAAGAGCGCATTAAATCTTTGCAGGAAGATACAGACAAACAAAGCTTTGTTACTAAGCCAACTGTGGGAGAAATCATCAGTACAAGACCCGAATACGGATTATATCTCGACAAATTAGTTCCGTGGATTGCAACTCGACAAAATGAAGGCTATCGACCTTATGTCCGCAACTTGTTACCTGAAGCCTTGAAACTTCATAAAATCCGCAACCAAGCAATGGATTTTGTCTTGGAGAAGTGGAAAAAGGCTGAAGATGAAGAGCGAAGAAATGACGAGCAAATCAAAAAAATCTCCGATTTTCTAGAAGAGGGATTCTTCTGGGCAAAGTATCTGAATTGGTTAATCGCTAGCAGTGGTGTTTTGCTGATTGCGCTGGGTATTGTCGCGATCGATCTCGTCAGGAATCGCCCCATACTCGATCCTGTACCCCCCCTTGGTCAGGGGACAGGAGAAGAACCGCCAATCTCCGATTCAATAATTCCGATCGCTCCTTTTGGTGTTGTTGAAGACGAACAATCTCCTAACTTCGATCGAGGGTCGTTAACCGTAAAATTTAGCGCCAACGGTACACCTAGCGATCGCCTGGGCATTGTTGAGTCTGGTGAAATTGGAATTGAGGGAACTGACGTAACCTACGAAGGAGTCCCTATCGGTCGTTTCAGTGGGGGTGAAGGAGTAGAACCTCTCGTAGTCAACTTTAACGATGGTGCTACGCGAGAAGCTGTTGAAGCTCTGATACGCCAGATTACCTACGATAATGTTTCTGATAACCCGACTCCTGGGGAGCGGAAAGTAGAATTCCAGCTTACTGATGGAGACGGTGGTACCAGTAATACCCTCTCGACAATTATTCACGTCTTTGCTAGTGAGACTGCTCTCGATCTGAAGGTTCCTGGCGAGCAAACTGTCAAAGAAAATACTAATCTACCCATCAGTGGTATCAGTATTGATGCTCCCGACAATCAAAAAGCAACCGCGATCCTGGAAGTAAATAATGGTACGCTGACGCTGAAGAGTGACGTAGCTAATGGCTTGAGTGCCGATAATATTCGCAATAACGAAACTCAACAAGTTACCTTGACAGGAACTGTTGCTCAAATTAACGCTACCCTAGCCGATACTGCGGCGATCGCTTACAAAGGCAATCCCGAATTTAGCGGTTCTGACTCCCTAACTGTCACAGTCACTGAAGAAGGCAAAAATGTCGAAAATGGGTTGGTCTGGCCACCTAACGCTCAAATTCCCAAGACTCTTAGCCAGAACATTAGCGTCACTGTGGAAACGGCAAATCCTCCCCCAATAATTACGCTTCCCCCCGCAAAATTAACCAATGAAGACACGGACTTAACCCTTGATGGTATTCAAATTAGCGACCCGAACAGCAAAGACTTGACACTCATCCTAGCAGTTAATAACGGCACCCTGACGATTAAAACCGACGTAGCAGAAGGCTTAACGGCTGAGAATATTCAAGGCAATCAAACCCAGAGAGTCAGGCTTCAAGGCAGTATCGAGCAAATCAACAAAACTTTGGTAAGTTCTAATGGTGTTATTTATCGAGGAAATCCCAATTTTAGTGGGAATGATTTGTTAGAGATTAGTGCGAGTGACACTCAGAAATTGACCCGGAATACGCTCAGCATAACTGTTAACGACCGTCCTACCCTCAGTATTCCAGAATCTATTACTACTGAAAGCGGGATAAGGATCGAAAAAGTCGAAGCTTTAGCTATAATTAACCAATATTTACAGGCAAAAGAAAGAATATTTGCTTTTCCCTACGATCGCGAACTTGCTGCTCGGATTCTTACTGGAAAAGCCTTTGCCGAGAAAGTATCTCAACCGGGCGGAGGTTCGCTGGAATGGTTGCGGGAAAATCGAGCATACTGGATTTACGGAGAACAAAACGTAGAACCGATTGGTTCGCTCTCTGTTACAGGCGATGAAGTGAATCTTGATGTCCGGATAAGGGAGGAACTTGCCTACTATGAAAACGGAATACGGGAATATTCGGGAACTAACGTAGGTAACTACAAATTCACGCTACAAATGGATGATAATGTTTGGAAAATCTCGAATATTCAATCAAAATAGTTTTATTGCTAACAATTAGGGTGCGCGATTAACGCACCCGAAAAAAGTAAGCAAATTAACTTCTTAAAGTCACGTCAAACTTATCGGTAAGTGCTTCGCGAACTTTATTGTGAACGGGTTCGACTTCTTCGTCGGTGAGAGTGCGATCGCTGGAACGATAAGATAAGCTAAAGGCTAAACTTCGCTGTCCTTCTGCGACGTTTTCACCGCGATATTCGTCGAATAGTTCTACTTTTTCGAGTAATTTACCACCTGCTTGCTGGATTGATTTTGCGATTTCTGCAACCCTAAGTTTCATTGGTGCAAAAAAGGCGAGATCTCTTTCCACTGCCGGATAAGATGAGTAAGCTTGGAAGCGAGGAACGAGGATATCTTCTTGCTTCATTCCCGCAAATATTACCTCTACCGCTAAGTTAAAAACATAAACCTCATCGGGTAAATTTCTTTCTTGGCGTAATTGAGGATGGAGTTGTCCAAATGTACCTAAACGTTTCCCATCTAACCATAACGAAGCTGTACGTCCAGGATGTAGCCGAGAATCTTCGCTCTCAGGCTGATATTCGACTTTTAGCCCTAAACGAGAAAAAACACTTTCTAGCAAGCCCTTGGCTTCAAACCAAGTCATTGCAGACTCTTTTCCACCATGCAACCATCGGTTTCCAGATAATAAAGATCCGCCCATGATTCCGGCAACTGCATCGGCTTCTTGAATTTTACTTCCCTCTCGCCAGAAAATACGCCCAATTTCAAAAGCGTTTAACGCACCATTTCCTTGAGATTGGTTATACTCAAAAGCATCGATTAAGCCAAAAAGTAAGTCTTTTCGCAAAGCCGAGTATTCAGTAAATAAAGGATTAGCGAGCGCAATTTCAGCTAATTCTGGATTTACTAACGAGTATTGCACGACTTCTGTGAGTCCTACTCCCCGGAATGCTTCTCGTAGCTTGTTTTTCATCTGCTGGCTAACAGACAAATACCCAGGTTCGGTTTTACTAGGTAAAGTATCGCAGAAGCGATCGTAACCGTAAAGACGAGCAACTTCTTCAATTAAGTCTATTTCTCGTTCTAAGTCTCGATAGCGATAAGGAGGTACTTTTACCTGCCAGGTTTGAGGCTGGGCTGAGATTGTGGCTACTTGACAGCCTAAAGCGGTCAAAATGCGTTCGACATCGGCGGCTGGGATATCCTCAATCTTCTCTCCAGAGTTAACTTTACCCAAAAGGCGATGAACTCGATTTAAACGCAGTTCGATGCTTCTCGTCCAACTTGTTTTATCGGGGCGCACATCAGCTATTTTTTGACTTACAGGGGTACCCTCAGCCAATTCCTGCAAAAGTGCGATCGCCCGCGCACAAGCAAGATCTAACTCTGCCTGGTTGACACCGCGCTCGTAACGTGCTGAAGATTCTGTGCGTAAACCTTGGGCGCGACTGGAACGCCGTATAACCACTGAATCGAATAAAGCTGCTTCCAAAAGCAAATTTTCCGTATTTTCACTGACTTCTGTTTCTTCGCCACCCATCACCCCAGCCAAAGCCACTGGTCGATCGTTCGCTGTAATCAACAAATTCGCTGTTTGTAGCTTACGAGTCTGACCGTCAAGGGTGTCGAGCGTTTCGTTTTCTCTAGCAAAACGAACGCCAATTGTCAAGGCTTTACTTGGGGTAAAATTTACCAAGCGATCCCAATCAAAAGCGTGAAGAGGTTGCCCCCATTCCAGGAGAATATAGTTAGTCACATCAACGACATTATTAATGGGACGGACACCAGCCGCTTGTAGTCGCCATTGTAACCAATCAGGCGAAGGAGCAATCTTGACATTTTCAATAATTGTCCCGATGTAAGCTGGACTTGCCTTACCCTCAGCGACATTCACTTGGAAAGCCTTATCGCCTGGAGAAATAGACAACTTAGGAGCTTGAGGCAGTTTGAGGGAAGCACCAGTCAAAGCCGCCACCTCTCGCGCCACACCCACCATACTCAAAGCATCAGCACGATTTGCCGTCGATGTCAAGTCTAAAATTACATCATCAAGCCCTAACAAAGGACATACATCAGCACCCAAAGTGAGATTTTCTTGAGGGAAGATATAAATCCCCTCAGACTCCTTTTCTAAACCCAGTTCAGCCAGAGAGCAAATCATTCCCTCAGAGCGAACCCCACGCAGTTTAGTCGAGCGTAACTTGAGATCGATTATCGGCAAATAAGTACCAGGAGTTGCCACCGGGACAAAAATTTCCGGGCGGACATTAGCAGCCCCACAAACAATATTACTAGGTCGATCTTGACCGATATCTACTTGACAAACTCTGAGTTTATCAGCGTTAGGATGAAGTTGAACCTCTAAGACCTTACCAACTACTACACCATCAGCAAGAGTACGGCGATCGATAAGGTCTTCTACCTCAAAACCTGCCACCGTCAAAGTTTGTGCTAATTCTTGGGGAGAGAGAGTCACCTCCACCAATTCCCGCAACCAATTTAAAGAGATCCGCATTTACTCGTAGCTTTTTTTCACGCGACCAAAAATATTTTACCTTTCTTCGAGACAGTTGTAGTTTCGGTAATTGAGAGTAGCCAATTATCAGCAAAAAAATGTTCTTTTACCGAAACTTAAAACCTGAACGGAGAAATATTTACTAAATCTTTAAAAATGGGAGAGCATAAATATATAACAATCGCCTGCGGAGAAAGATATTTCGAGAAAAAGTAAGATATCCTGTTGTTAAAGCTAACAAAAATCCTAATCTAAGTCCCAAGTAGATTCGGGTACGCAGGTAGATAGTGAGAGTACGGCAGTACAAAATGATACCCAAAGCACGAGTAACCGAAAATTAGGTAGTCGGTTAAGATCGTGAAGAGAAAGACTTTTGTTCTCACATCTTCCTCAAGCAAGATGCTGATAGCTGCTCATCCAACTAAGGAAAAAGCACTCCAGCAGCAGATATCCCCGATTACTGGGATAAAGTAGGTGAGTCCCATCACGGACAATGCTATATCGGTGAAAGTTGAATGAGCTACTGCCTAAATCCCGACTGTCCTAAGCCTAAAAACCCAGAGAGCGCCCAGGAATGTCTTGCCTGCGGCTCAAAGTTGTCATTGTTATTGAGCGGTCGCTACCGAGTAATCAGAATTTTGGGTCAAGGTGGGTTTGGAAAAACCTTTTTAGCGCGCGATCTCTCTCTTCCGGGTAATCCTAGTTGCGTAATCAAACAACTGCGTCCGAATACCACTGCACCACATATGTTACAGATGGCGCGGGAGCTATTTAATCGCGAAGCAGAAACCCTAGGAAGGATCGGCAATCATCCCCAAGTGCCTAGATTACTAGACTATTTTGAAGATAACCAACAGTTTTATTTGGTTCAAGAGTATGTTAAAGGTTATAACTTCCAACAAGAAATCAAGAAAAACGGACCAATGAGTGAAGCAGGAGTAAGGCAATTTCTCAGTGAAATTTTGCCCTTACTGCAATACATTCACTCCCAGCAAGTAATTCATCGGGATATCAAACCAGCCAACTTGATTCGTCGCGAAGAAGACCGGAAATTGGTTTTAATTGACTTCGGAGCAGTAAAAAATCAAGTTGACCCAGTTGCAGCAGCGAATACCTCCGATCAAACAGCATTGACAGGATTTGCGGTGGGAACCCCAGGCTTTGCACCGCCAGAGCAAATGATGATGCGACCAGTATATGCGAGTGATGTTTACGCGGTGGGAGTCACTTGTGTTTATTTGTTAACTGGGAAATCGCCCAAAGACTTAAATTATAATCCCTCAACTGGAGAAATGGTCTGGCAGCAATACGTTCACGTCAGCGATCATTTCGCCAACGTTTTGAGAAAAATGCTCGAAGTTTCCGTACGCGATCGCTATCAAAGTGCTGATGAGGTTCTCCGGGCGCTCGATCTCGAACCTTATCTGGATAGTTTAGCTCAGGGGATGATTACTTCGGCAAATAATCCTGGTAAATCTAAGGGCGGTGTCTTTGATAGCGGTGATTTTGATGCACCGAGTTCGCCGTCTTCTCCGACTTCTGCGACTGCGAAGTTAGCAATGGCAATTAAAAAGCGGAAATCTCGCCAAAATAATACTGGTGTTGGTAATAATTTATATACTTCAGGAGCAAGTTTCGGTCGCTTAACTCCTCCAAGCAATATGGGGGGAAATCAATCACCAAGAAGCAGTTCTGGAAGTAAAAAAAGAATAAGCAACCGGATGGATGCGCAAACAGTCTTGACGAGCTATCAAAAAGGAAGACGCGATTTTACTGACCAAAATTTAAGTTTGCTCAATCTTCAAGAAGCTAATTTGTCCAAGGGAATTTTTCATCAATCTAAGTTAACTAAAGTTAACCTGGCAGGAGCAAATCTGACTAATGCTGATTTTGGGAAAGCGAATTTGACTAATGCAAATTTGCGGGATGCGAATTTAGGTCGGGCTTACTTAAGCTACACGAACTTAGAAGGAGCGGATTTGCGGGGTGCTGACCTGAGTTTTGCTTATCTCAATTATGCAAATTTGAAAAATACTAATTTATGTGGTGCTAATCTGACTAATGCCAAGGTGACAGAAGAACAACTCGCCCAAGCAAAGACTAATTGGACAACAATTATGCCCAATGGAAAGCGAGGTTTTTGGTAAATAATCTTCGTTCGCAGTTGGTAATTGGTGAGTAAATTATTCAGCCAAAATCCCGCAGTGAAAATCAGTCGTAAAAGGGGAAAAACTCACTCAGTATTAGTTGCTAATTCGGAAACGGAAATCTCCAGCTTGAAGTCGAGAGGTTTATTAGCTCTAGAAACGATGACAAATTCATAATAACCCGTTTCTGGGAGCGTTCCTGACCAAGTATTTTCGGTAGAATCTTCCACTAAAGTGACATTACCTGTAGGACTGTAGAGAGAAAGCAAAGCGCGATCGCTACTTTCCAGACTAATTTCTAAGAACCGATCGGCTTCTAGTTGAGCGATGTAAACTTTGCCTCCTCCAGGTTCGAGAGTACCGCGAGCAATATTTTCCTCAGTTTTACCATCGAAAAAAAGTTCGCCGAGAAGTTCGGTTGTTTGTAACGCTTTCAGTTGGTCAAAGACGATCGCACTCCAAACTTGACCGATAGGTTCATCAAAAAACTGCTTGTCTTCCTGTTCGGGAAAATGCTCAAAAAAATCTGCATCTGCAAGATCGTAAAGAGTCCGACTGCTCACGCGCTCCTGGTTAGCCTGTTGTATCCAACGCTGGCGATCGGCTAAAGTGTAACTACCTAAACCTCGACGCGCTTCATCAGAAAGATCGGCTAACATATTTAACAATTCTTGTGCTTGATAGTCCCAACGATGTCGCCATTGAGAATCTTCTGGGTTATTTGTCGGAATGCGTCCTTCTTGTTCGGGGTATTTTTCCCAATACACTTCGTTGACTAAACCGATAAAAAAATCGTATTCAATCGCGAGATTAATGCGGCGAGAACGCAAAATTTCTTTGCGAGAGCGTTCCGTCACCGACAAATCCGTTGCTGGCTTTGGTTCGGGGTCATCTCGGAGAGGAAAACTCACCTTTTCTGGCAGATTTTCCAGAGTCTCGCGATCTGACTTATCGAGTTGTTGCGATCGCACGTTTGATTCTAACCAAGCATTACCCGCAAACCAACCTAGACTTGCTGCACCGAAAACCACTGTTAAACCCAGAGTGATTTTACCCACTAAACTGAAAGCAAGCTTAAATTTTGAATTTGGCATCCAATTCTCTTCGGTTATTGGTTTAGCTGCTTTACTCTGAGGATGTTGTCGAACCACATGAACACAGCCCGGTAGAGGTTCCCAAAAAACTGATAATACATCTGTCGCGGTTTGGGGGCGATCGCTCCGTTCCTCACCAAGCATTTGCTCTAAAATTTGTCTCAACTTCGGACTTAGATTGGTTTGCTGTTTCCAGTTCCATTCTAAAGTTCGTAAATCAATCAAATGTTGGGGTTTTTTCCCACTCAACAGCACTAAAGCTGTGACTGCTAAAGCATACAGATCGCTATTCGGTGCAACTTTTCCTGCTTGGAGTTGCTCTTGGGGAGCATATCCATTGCGACCAAAAACGGTTGTCCTTTTCTTGCGAGTGTCAGTAAACTCAGATACTAATTCCTCGGTTACTTGAGAAATCAGACCAAAATTAATTAATGCTGGCATTCCATCGGTTTGACGCAAGAGCAAATTATCCGGACAAATATCTTGGTGAACTACCCCCATTGCGTGAATGTACTGTAAAACAGGTAAAAGCTGTCGGAAAAGTTCAGTAATTTCTGCTTCACTAAATTGTAGTCCTTGTTTTTTACGAGCATTGAGGAAAAAGTGATAAGTTTGCCCTTCAAAGTATTCCTCTACCAAAAACAAACTTAGTTTACCCTCTGTCTCACAACGCAAAAATTCCCGCAACTTAGGAATTTGCGGATGTTGTAGCTGAAAGAGAAGATCTGCCTCAACCCGTAATCTTTCTTGAGCTTGAGCCAGAATAGAAGCATCTTGAATTTGAGGAAGTAACTCCTTTAAAACACATAGTTGATTGCACGTATGTAAATCCTCTACTAGATAAGTAGAGCCTATCCCCCTACTCAAGCGTCGGGAACCGTTAGACGAGCCTATAGATTTTAGTTGACGCAGCAACCGATAGCGATCGCACAAGATTGTCTCAGACCGATCGAGAGAATTTTCCATAAACAGTTAGTATCGTTCCTTTAGCCTTTCTTTAGTTTTACAAGTAGACTCAGCACTCATGTTGGTTCCATACCCTAAGCATCTAGAGAATTTTAGAGATCGTCAATTAGTTTAAAATAACCTTTAAATTTTAGGTAGCTGTTGAGCTTGTTGAGCTAGAGAAAAAGCTTTTTTCCCGAGCGATCGCTGACACCAAGCATTGTCTCACTCAACCAAGCCCAAAGCGATCGCTGCGGACTAGGAAAATCAAATCGTTCTCTTCTGTTGGCGACATCCTCAGTCTGAAGGGAAGTCTGAGCTATGCACTTTAATAATTTGATTAACAATCCTTTAACCATCAATAATTAATTATTAACTAAGAAAATGTTTGTCGAAAACAGAATCTTTCTCAAGGAGGATATATGACTCTCAAATATTAGAGAATCTTGAGAAAAAATTGGCATTAAAAGAATCATCTCAAAAAACTAAAATCAAGCTAGGGGAAGGGTTACAAGCCCAAAATAACAAACTCGCAAGGCTGGAGTGACACTAACTATATTTGATGAGAAAAGCTTGAAGATTTATTAAAGCTAAAAAAAAGGTAACTATTCCTAGGGACTAGAGTCAAAGATTGAGTAACATTACAAAAAAGAAAGAGTTAATCAAACATATATGACAGTAGCACCTGACAAAAAAGCTCAATCTTCTAGCTCAGAAAACAAGCCAGCAAGC
The genomic region above belongs to Oscillatoria salina IIICB1 and contains:
- a CDS encoding IMS domain-containing protein, with the protein product MSSNSPEISQKAAKNLQAGRDIKIGDIIQTINQSKPDFFEPNPKLFESSDFLSPKPDWENALMKILRTNRLLVMGDSNEIDKATLARYLAWKFQAILDGGASSHRGNTQIKEWNRSSDIQSLDVAFQKEEKTTIFVLTQIAPKDIGYDLSRIQKAITSHNHYVVVSTITPKDKWKLPENVEKCWRNIEAEDIYDPEDLANLLKRKLEKVKQSLADETLQIFERLRLGEITEQLKTPDRIDRFVELLGAEKQPLQEARVQELIKITTDRDQKDNIQFWYYTLLKPREQLLALGLSLFSGCFDDQFFAALEEVTTHVWQRRDASLRAPDYCDLDNLRNFFNFVETEESGTKIESRISDQRRLIFEVAWNSHRRQILAALPQLEKLVKESASKRTINQELYGSSERRKQLRDSIGDAISDIGLIDFSAVEGTLYQLAADREIEVQAIAAYTMARWLSDPQYQQEKLFQILQSWQSDARIISVLRSILQKLDESNTEEPQDYVRATIALTIGYAAQFYPPQDPSDSNSGLPSQLCDRLKNLADDPNSLVRDRLASDTLPRVVPLHLIQLRPLLCYMMRYPDLIPSISASLAVAYSIKPEAVEEMLKTWSNNQPDRFLDGEPPSREHPSRENLLATVALTYGAIEGEPLKAFERLQTLLEQNNHPFIRQAVIEAMGVQLSQNFNDLENNDDRDALFEVTTQLTRDERKQVVAILTEIYLAQRERLEGGDRVIKINDRFYRIWLDSHQRPRTAVEQTMNRWIKKEPNDTNALAQEIATEALFKFASVFELEEERIKSLQEDTDKQSFVTKPTVGEIISTRPEYGLYLDKLVPWIATRQNEGYRPYVRNLLPEALKLHKIRNQAMDFVLEKWKKAEDEERRNDEQIKKISDFLEEGFFWAKYLNWLIASSGVLLIALGIVAIDLVRNRPILDPVPPLGQGTGEEPPISDSIIPIAPFGVVEDEQSPNFDRGSLTVKFSANGTPSDRLGIVESGEIGIEGTDVTYEGVPIGRFSGGEGVEPLVVNFNDGATREAVEALIRQITYDNVSDNPTPGERKVEFQLTDGDGGTSNTLSTIIHVFASETALDLKVPGEQTVKENTNLPISGISIDAPDNQKATAILEVNNGTLTLKSDVANGLSADNIRNNETQQVTLTGTVAQINATLADTAAIAYKGNPEFSGSDSLTVTVTEEGKNVENGLVWPPNAQIPKTLSQNISVTVETANPPPIITLPPAKLTNEDTDLTLDGIQISDPNSKDLTLILAVNNGTLTIKTDVAEGLTAENIQGNQTQRVRLQGSIEQINKTLVSSNGVIYRGNPNFSGNDLLEISASDTQKLTRNTLSITVNDRPTLSIPESITTESGIRIEKVEALAIINQYLQAKERIFAFPYDRELAARILTGKAFAEKVSQPGGGSLEWLRENRAYWIYGEQNVEPIGSLSVTGDEVNLDVRIREELAYYENGIREYSGTNVGNYKFTLQMDDNVWKISNIQSK
- the pheT gene encoding phenylalanine--tRNA ligase subunit beta: MRISLNWLRELVEVTLSPQELAQTLTVAGFEVEDLIDRRTLADGVVVGKVLEVQLHPNADKLRVCQVDIGQDRPSNIVCGAANVRPEIFVPVATPGTYLPIIDLKLRSTKLRGVRSEGMICSLAELGLEKESEGIYIFPQENLTLGADVCPLLGLDDVILDLTSTANRADALSMVGVAREVAALTGASLKLPQAPKLSISPGDKAFQVNVAEGKASPAYIGTIIENVKIAPSPDWLQWRLQAAGVRPINNVVDVTNYILLEWGQPLHAFDWDRLVNFTPSKALTIGVRFARENETLDTLDGQTRKLQTANLLITANDRPVALAGVMGGEETEVSENTENLLLEAALFDSVVIRRSSRAQGLRTESSARYERGVNQAELDLACARAIALLQELAEGTPVSQKIADVRPDKTSWTRSIELRLNRVHRLLGKVNSGEKIEDIPAADVERILTALGCQVATISAQPQTWQVKVPPYRYRDLEREIDLIEEVARLYGYDRFCDTLPSKTEPGYLSVSQQMKNKLREAFRGVGLTEVVQYSLVNPELAEIALANPLFTEYSALRKDLLFGLIDAFEYNQSQGNGALNAFEIGRIFWREGSKIQEADAVAGIMGGSLLSGNRWLHGGKESAMTWFEAKGLLESVFSRLGLKVEYQPESEDSRLHPGRTASLWLDGKRLGTFGQLHPQLRQERNLPDEVYVFNLAVEVIFAGMKQEDILVPRFQAYSSYPAVERDLAFFAPMKLRVAEIAKSIQQAGGKLLEKVELFDEYRGENVAEGQRSLAFSLSYRSSDRTLTDEEVEPVHNKVREALTDKFDVTLRS
- a CDS encoding serine/threonine-protein kinase: MSYCLNPDCPKPKNPESAQECLACGSKLSLLLSGRYRVIRILGQGGFGKTFLARDLSLPGNPSCVIKQLRPNTTAPHMLQMARELFNREAETLGRIGNHPQVPRLLDYFEDNQQFYLVQEYVKGYNFQQEIKKNGPMSEAGVRQFLSEILPLLQYIHSQQVIHRDIKPANLIRREEDRKLVLIDFGAVKNQVDPVAAANTSDQTALTGFAVGTPGFAPPEQMMMRPVYASDVYAVGVTCVYLLTGKSPKDLNYNPSTGEMVWQQYVHVSDHFANVLRKMLEVSVRDRYQSADEVLRALDLEPYLDSLAQGMITSANNPGKSKGGVFDSGDFDAPSSPSSPTSATAKLAMAIKKRKSRQNNTGVGNNLYTSGASFGRLTPPSNMGGNQSPRSSSGSKKRISNRMDAQTVLTSYQKGRRDFTDQNLSLLNLQEANLSKGIFHQSKLTKVNLAGANLTNADFGKANLTNANLRDANLGRAYLSYTNLEGADLRGADLSFAYLNYANLKNTNLCGANLTNAKVTEEQLAQAKTNWTTIMPNGKRGFW
- a CDS encoding serine/threonine protein kinase, producing MENSLDRSETILCDRYRLLRQLKSIGSSNGSRRLSRGIGSTYLVEDLHTCNQLCVLKELLPQIQDASILAQAQERLRVEADLLFQLQHPQIPKLREFLRCETEGKLSLFLVEEYFEGQTYHFFLNARKKQGLQFSEAEITELFRQLLPVLQYIHAMGVVHQDICPDNLLLRQTDGMPALINFGLISQVTEELVSEFTDTRKKRTTVFGRNGYAPQEQLQAGKVAPNSDLYALAVTALVLLSGKKPQHLIDLRTLEWNWKQQTNLSPKLRQILEQMLGEERSDRPQTATDVLSVFWEPLPGCVHVVRQHPQSKAAKPITEENWMPNSKFKLAFSLVGKITLGLTVVFGAASLGWFAGNAWLESNVRSQQLDKSDRETLENLPEKVSFPLRDDPEPKPATDLSVTERSRKEILRSRRINLAIEYDFFIGLVNEVYWEKYPEQEGRIPTNNPEDSQWRHRWDYQAQELLNMLADLSDEARRGLGSYTLADRQRWIQQANQERVSSRTLYDLADADFFEHFPEQEDKQFFDEPIGQVWSAIVFDQLKALQTTELLGELFFDGKTEENIARGTLEPGGGKVYIAQLEADRFLEISLESSDRALLSLYSPTGNVTLVEDSTENTWSGTLPETGYYEFVIVSRANKPLDFKLEISVSELATNTE